A single window of Undibacterium sp. 5I1 DNA harbors:
- the gspK gene encoding type II secretion system minor pseudopilin GspK, translating to MKKLPQHQSGVAVVTALLLTTLAITIVASLFWQQQVQVRSIENQRLQLQKKWVLRGALDWARLILREDGRGRKVDHLKEAWATPLAETRLDEYVENGRADTEASDATLSGQITDAQSRFNINNLATNGIVNPKEVLAFERLLTNVKLDPSLAAATATAVANSQTKKVSANASGPATVIGAVSGSNATDASIPTVPNTTDASKSTSNANQASTDTIPEVQFLRFTQIDDVLSVPGFTSDMLLKLRDFVTVLPHATPINVNTASAEVLSARITALSLSDAAAIIASRDRAEFLDIADFKQRFPDKLTDISANDVSVATDYFIAAGKIKLGRSTLNFSALIERIDIVTKIIWIREL from the coding sequence GTGAAAAAACTGCCACAGCATCAATCTGGCGTCGCCGTTGTGACCGCGCTATTGCTAACGACGCTTGCTATTACGATTGTTGCTAGTTTATTTTGGCAACAGCAAGTTCAGGTTCGCTCAATTGAAAATCAACGACTTCAACTGCAAAAAAAATGGGTGCTTCGTGGCGCATTGGATTGGGCTCGTCTGATTTTGCGCGAGGACGGTCGTGGACGTAAAGTTGATCATCTTAAAGAGGCTTGGGCGACGCCTTTGGCAGAAACTAGACTTGACGAATATGTAGAGAACGGTCGTGCGGATACAGAGGCTTCTGACGCGACTTTATCCGGCCAAATTACGGATGCCCAGTCGCGTTTCAATATAAATAATTTGGCTACGAACGGTATCGTCAACCCGAAAGAGGTACTCGCGTTTGAGCGCTTGCTGACCAATGTAAAGTTAGATCCCTCTCTCGCTGCTGCGACAGCCACAGCCGTTGCTAATTCTCAAACAAAAAAAGTCTCTGCTAATGCAAGCGGGCCTGCCACTGTGATCGGTGCGGTAAGCGGTTCTAATGCTACGGATGCGTCTATTCCGACTGTACCCAATACAACAGATGCTTCAAAAAGTACGAGCAATGCGAATCAGGCGTCAACTGACACAATTCCTGAAGTACAATTCCTGCGCTTTACTCAGATCGACGATGTGTTGTCGGTGCCAGGATTTACTTCAGATATGTTGTTAAAGCTGAGGGACTTTGTGACGGTGCTTCCGCATGCCACGCCCATCAACGTGAATACTGCATCGGCAGAAGTACTATCGGCAAGAATTACTGCGCTCTCTTTGTCAGATGCAGCCGCAATTATTGCCAGTCGTGACCGGGCAGAGTTTTTGGATATAGCTGATTTTAAGCAGCGCTTCCCTGATAAATTAACGGATATCTCTGCTAACGACGTATCGGTTGCAACTGACTACTTTATTGCGGCAGGTAAAATAAAATTAGGAAGATCAACACTGAATTTTAGTGCTTTGATCGAGCGAATCGATATAGTGACAAAAATTATCTGGATAAGAGAGCTTTGA
- a CDS encoding PulJ/GspJ family protein: protein MPSNKNRFKISTNIATNGRPKQVKTIVGFTLVELLVAITILAIVAVLGWRGLDSIVRARITLTNELEQSRGTQISFAQLENDSAHLAGTDLLATHESLRASPQGLYMIRTVFDDNQPLRLQIVAYRLKEGILSRRESIATRDLKTIDADWQNALNETDSMPIVVLQTEVASISMRTWTKDENTWRVAGTDIDTSQNAKTGSASKPIPLKSGLEVSLQLLGRENVILKVFLLGAA, encoded by the coding sequence ATGCCATCTAATAAAAATCGCTTCAAAATTTCGACCAACATTGCTACTAATGGCAGACCAAAACAAGTAAAGACAATAGTTGGTTTTACTTTGGTTGAACTACTCGTTGCAATTACTATTTTGGCGATTGTCGCTGTTCTGGGCTGGCGTGGTCTAGACAGTATCGTCAGGGCGCGTATTACTTTGACCAACGAGCTAGAGCAATCTCGCGGTACGCAGATTAGTTTTGCTCAGCTAGAAAACGACAGTGCTCATCTTGCAGGGACGGATTTGCTTGCTACCCATGAGAGTCTGCGAGCATCACCTCAAGGCCTGTACATGATACGTACAGTGTTTGATGATAACCAACCTTTGCGCTTGCAAATCGTCGCCTATCGCCTGAAAGAAGGCATTTTGAGTCGCCGGGAATCTATCGCTACTCGAGACCTAAAAACGATTGACGCTGATTGGCAAAATGCTCTTAACGAGACCGACAGTATGCCCATCGTTGTACTCCAAACGGAGGTCGCATCCATTTCTATGCGTACCTGGACTAAGGACGAGAATACTTGGCGGGTGGCAGGCACTGATATTGATACATCACAAAATGCCAAAACGGGTTCTGCAAGTAAGCCTATTCCTCTAAAAAGTGGGCTTGAGGTGTCACTCCAGCTATTGGGGCGCGAGAATGTCATCTTAAAAGTATTCTTGCTGGGGGCGGCGTGA
- the gspI gene encoding type II secretion system minor pseudopilin GspI produces the protein MKLSTYCATPYQLKKTSGFTLLEVLVALVIVGTALGASLRAIGSLTQNSNDLRAAMMASWSAENRLAQIRLGSEWPAVGERSFPCPQGELNLVCEEHVLATPNPLFRRVEVYVFDANHPERRIVKLTQVVPNAI, from the coding sequence ATGAAGTTGAGTACGTATTGCGCGACGCCATATCAATTGAAAAAAACTTCAGGCTTTACTTTGCTTGAGGTTCTGGTTGCGCTAGTGATTGTCGGGACTGCATTGGGCGCAAGTTTGCGTGCGATAGGAAGCCTGACTCAAAATAGCAATGATTTACGGGCTGCAATGATGGCTAGCTGGTCAGCAGAAAACCGATTGGCGCAAATCCGGCTTGGTTCTGAATGGCCTGCAGTTGGTGAACGTTCTTTCCCTTGCCCTCAGGGTGAATTGAATCTGGTTTGCGAAGAGCACGTATTGGCAACGCCAAATCCTTTGTTTAGACGAGTGGAAGTGTATGTATTTGATGCCAATCATCCAGAACGAAGGATTGTTAAATTAACGCAGGTGGTGCCCAATGCCATCTAA